CACGCTCATCGCTGGCGCGACGTGGCAGACCACCTCGCCCATCGCGACCAGATCGCTGGCACCCCACATGCTCCACCAGCGGCCATTCCAGGCCGCCTGCTTGCGGCCCGGCGCGCCATGGCGCTTGAATGCGGAAAGAATGCTCTGGATGCCGTCCACCCATGCGTAGGACCACCCGTCCAGCGCGTTGCAGAGCACCGTGATCGTGAAGCCCGACTCCGGGAAGCGCGCCGTGCGCGAAACGAAGCCCTGCAGGCCGCCGGTGTGGCCATACCACTCCCTTGGCCCGGGTCCGCTCATCATGGTGCCGTAGCCATAGTGCGACTCCTGCATGCTGCAGGGGTCGCGCCAGCGGCGATGGATCATCTCGCGCCGGCTGGCGGCCGACAGGATGCTCTTCCTGCTCTCGGGCGCGAGCTGCGCGAAGAAGCGGGCCACGTCCGCCGCGGTCGAGACGAAGCCGCCTGCCGGCGCGATGGCATGGCAGACGTTGTCGCCCGGCACGATCAGCCGCTGCCCGAAGGGAAACTGGGTGCTGTGCCCCTTGGCCAACGGGGCCGACCGAGGCAGTTGCGGCATGTCGGGCACGGTCTCGCGCAGGCCCGCGGCCTTGACGACGTGGCGGGCGATCCATGCCGTGTACTCGGTGCCGCTGATCTCCTCGATCATCAGCCCCAGCAGTCCGTAGCCATGGTTGGAGTACTTGAGCTGAAGGCCGGGCGCGAGCGGCTGCTTCTTCGCCAGTTCCGCCCGCAGCTCGTCGCGCGACAGGAAAGGCCGCCGGTCGAGGAACTGCCCGCTGTCCGCACCGTCGCGCACGACGCCTGCGCCGTGGGACAGCAGCTCGCCGACCCGCGCCTTCGCCAGCTCCTTGTGCAGGCCGCCCACATGGCGGCCGATCGGATCATCGAGGCCAAGCTTGCCCTGCTCCCGCAGCAGCATGACGCCGCTGGCGGTAAAGGTCTTGGAGTGCGAGGCGATGCGAAAGCGATGCCGCGGCGTGAGCGCCTCGCCGGTGCTCAGGTCGGCCGCGCCGAGCGCGAACTCCGCGACGAGTTCCTGGTCCTGCGCAATCGCCACGCTGCAGCCGACCTGCTGGTGTCGTTCGAGCTGGAAGGCGAGCCAGGCGGGGATGTAGGCGAGGGCGGGCTGGAGCCAGGCGGACGTGGCGTTCTTCTTCTTCATGGTGTGGTCGCTGCGGCAAAAAAAGGGGAGGGGAGTGTAGTGCGGCAGGCGCAGGGCACGCCAATCCGCCGATGCGGCCCTCGCGGGCGCATCGACCGCAGCAGGCGCTCAGCCAAAAGTGAACGCGTAGACCTGCACCCCGGGATCCATGAACTCGATCTCGAACAGGCGGTCCTTCCCGGCCGTTGTCTGGCGAACCAATTGGTAAAGCCGCTGCCCATCGATGGTGCCGTTGCCCTGGGCGTCGGTGTCGAAGCCGTGGTCCGAGAGCGGGGGCTGGCCATCCAGGCGCACCCTGAATCGCACGGGCCTGCCGTCGGCCGAGGGGCCGAGCACCAGGTGCAGGTCGCGTGCATGAAAGCGATAGGCGATGCGTCCATCGACGCGGTTCAGCACCGCGCGCTCGCGCTCGACCGTCCAGTCGCCGGCCAGCGCCCAATGGTCGGTTCGCAACGAGGCGGGGACCTGGTAGCCGTTTGCGCGGTCGCGCGCCAGGCCGCCCGGCGAGGCAAAGTTGTGCGCGCGGTGGTAGCCCAGGTAGGTCTCCTCCGATCCTGCAGCGGTGGGCGCGGCCGCGGCCTGGACGCCCTGGCCCTGCGGCGCGACGCGTCCGGATGGCACCTGCGGCCGTCCCGCCTCCTGCAGCAACTGCTGGATGACCTGCTCCGCCTCCTCGTACTGGTTCTCCCCGAACTGGTGGTGACGTATGCGCCCCTGCGCATCGATGAAGTAGAAGGCTGGCCAGGCCCGGTTGCCGAACCCGCGCCAGATGGCGAAGTCGTTGTCGACGGCGACGGGGAACCCGATGCCCAGATCCTTCGTGGCCTTGCGCACGTTGGACAAGCGCTTCTCGAAGGCGAACTCGGGCGCATGCACGCCGAGGACCACCAGGCCCGCGTCTTTGTACTTGTCGGCCCATGCGCGAAGGTACGGGAGGGTGCGCAGGCAGTTGATGCACGAGTAGGTCCAGAAGTCCACCAGCACGACCTTTCCGCGCAGGCCTTCGGGCGTCAGCGGATCGGAGTTGATCCATTCGGTCGCACCTGCCAGCGAAGGGAAGAAGCCTTCCGTTCCAAGTACGCGTGCTGGTGCCGGTGCCGGTTCGCGGGCGGCGGTCGGCAGCATGACCGGCTCGTCGACGCCGGCGCCGGGGCGCGGCAGGGACGACAGCGGTCCCGGATGCTCGATCTTCTCCAGCAGCGTCTTCTCCAGTTCCGAGGTGGTCGCGAACGAGAGCCGGCTGAGCAGGCCGGTGTCCAGGCCGAGCGCGATCGCGCCGACACCGACCAGGACTGCCGCACCGGCGGCACGCCGGATCCATTCGCCGGTCCGCAGCGATCCCTTCAAGGCCGAGAACACGCGTGCGCCGAACAGCAGCGCGGCCGCCAGGGAGGTGCACGCGCCCGCGGCATATGCGAGCAGCAGCAACGAGGTGCCGGCGCTGGCGCCGTTGAGTGCCGCGCCGGTCAGGATCAGCCCGAGGATCGGTCCTGCGCAGGGCGCCCACAGCAGGCCCGTGCCGATGCCCAGCAGGAGCGGCGACAGGACCGACGGGCGCGGCGATGAAGGCGCCGCTCCCGGTTGGGACGGCTCGGACAGCCGCATGCCCAGCGCGACGAGCGGCCTGCTCATGCGATCTGCCCAGGCCGGCAGCAGCAGCGTGAGGCCGAACAGGGCGAGCAGGGCCATGGCCGCGTACCGGCCGTACTCGTTGAGCGCGACGACCCAGCCGCCGCCTACGGCAGCCAGTGTGGCGATGCCGGTGAAGGCAAGCGCCATTCCCAGCAGCATCGGCAGGCCATGCGAACGGAACGGGCGGTCGGCGCGCGCGAACACGAAGGGGAGCACCGGCAGGATGCAGGGGCTCAGGATGGTGAGCACGCCGCCGAGGTAGGCAATCGCGAGAATGATCATGATGCGGGGTCCCGTTGGAGGGGCATGACGACCCGGGCCTCCAGGCCGCCTTCGTCGCGGTTGTGCAAGCTCAGCTGCGCGCCCATCGCGATGCCAAGCTGGTGGGCGATGGCCAGCCCGAGGCCCGTGCCTCCCGTGCTCCGGTTGCGAGAGCCTTCGACCCGGTAGAAGGGCTTGAGAACGGCTTCGAGCTGATCGGGGGGGATGCCCGGCCCGTTGTCGACGATGGCGATGACGAGCCGGTCCGCGTCGGCGCGCACCTGCATGCGCACCTCGCTTCCGAACTTCAGCGCGTTGTCGACCAGGTTGGCGACGATCCGGCGCAGCGCGTTCGGACGCGTCACGATGGGCCCGCCGATCCGCCCCTCCAGGCGCACTTGCTGGCCCGAGTCCTGGTAGTCGGCGACCATGCTTTCGAGCAGCGCGTCGGCATCGACGCGGCACGGCGGCTCCGTGGCACCGTGCAGCGTCCTTGCATAGGTGACGCCTTCCCTGACGAGCGCATTCATGGCGTCGAGGTCCTGCCGGAACTTCAACTGGTCCTTCTCGTTGTCCATCATCTCGGTGCGCAGCCGCATCCGGGTGATGGGCGTCTGCAGATCGTGGGAGATGGCAGCCAGGATCTCCACCCGCTCGGCCATGTAGCCCGCGATCCGTCGCTGCATGGCGTTGAACGCACGCGCCGCGTGCGCCACTTCGGTAGGGCCTTCCTCCCCGAGCATCCGGCCCTTCAGGTCGGGCCCGAGCTCGTCCGCGGCAGCCGCGAGGCGGGCCAGGGGCCGCGTGACGAGGCGCACCGCGAACCAGGCGCAGATGCCGAGCACCGCGAGCTGCAGCAGCAGCACCCACATGACCCAGTTCGATACCGGCATGCCGACCCGGCGCGCATCGACGACCACCGGGCTGCCGTCGCTGAGCCTGACCTGGATGCGGACGTCGTCGCCGGTGGCCTGTGCCACCTTCACGACTTCGAAGGGGTGCAGCGCGTTCACGATGGCCGCGGCAAACGCCTGCGACTGCTCCGAAGCGGGCTGCGGGCCCGCGACGCCGTCGCCCAGCATGAAGCGGTAGTTGCGCCGCTCCAGCCGGCCCAGCCAGCCCTCGCGCTCGGCGGCGGGCAGGTGGTCCAGGATGGCGATCGAGCTCGCGATGTCGCGCTCGATGCCGGTCATCATCAGCTCGCGAAGCGCCATGCCGCGCTCGTAGCGGATCGCCGCGAAGGTCAGCAGCTGCGCGATCGCGAGGCCCACCACGATGATGAGCGTGACGCGGGCGAACAGGGAGCGAGGGGTCATGGCCTGCCTTCCGGTTTGGTGACCCGACGCGACGCGATGAGGTGGCAGTTCACCGGATTGCGGACCTCGTGCGCGATGCCCCCCGCGAAGAACAGCAGGGCGAGCCAGAACTTCTTCATGCCGGCCTCACGAACCCGTCGGAGACGGCTCTGCCAGGAGTGCCTGGATCTTCTTCTCGGTCACCCCGTAGCTGCCCTCGCCGAAGTGCGAGTAGACGATGCGCCCCTGCTTGTCGATCAGGTAGACGGCAGGCCAGTACTGGTTCCTGAAAGCCTTCCATGTCGCATAGTTGTTGTCCTGGGCGACAGCATGCTTGATCTCCAGGCGCTCGATGGCCTTCTGGACATTCCTGGTGGACTTCTCGTACGCGAACTCGGGCGTATGCACGCCGACCACGACCAGGCCGCTGTCCTTGTACCTGGCATGCCAGTCCTTGACGTACGGCAGATGGTTCAGGCAATTGATGCAGGTGTAGGTCCAGAAGTCGACCAGGACCACCTTGCCGCGCAACTCTTCCATCTTCAAGGGCTCGGAGTTGAGCCACTTCTCGAGGTCCTGGAACTCGGGCGCCGGCTGCTGCGCGGCGACCGGCGTGTTGCCGGCCAGCGGAGCGCCGGCGAAGGTCAGGGCGGCAAACGAGGCCGCGAGCAAGGCGGCAAAGGCGAGATGGTTGAACTTCATGGCGATCCTTTGCGGACGGGTTGGTGAAGGAACGCCCGGATCTTCAACCCTATCGCCCTCGAACGGCGCGGAAGCGGTACATCTCTGTATCGACGCACGAAGTCGACACACTACGTTTCACAAGGCAGGGTGGTCGCCCTCGGTCTTCGAGGCGGTATCGCCTCCGGTGCAGGTCGCCCTACAGGTCCGTCAACCTGGTCGTGTGGTCGGTGGTCAGTCGACTGTCAGGAGCGCCGGCCTCCTGCAAACGTCCCACCGACAACAGAAGCGCGGCGGCGGCGAGTGCGCCGGCCGCGACGAGCATTCCGAAACCGAACGTGTGTACGAGCCATGCTGTGCCAACGGCACAAAGCAGAAGTGCAAATGCTTTGGGCATGCAAGTAGTTTGACCCGGGTGATCCGATCCCCGGTGTGACCAAACTGGCGAAATGGGCAGATAGCAACGGCTCAGTCCAAATGGACTGGTCGCAGCGCGAGCGGGGAAGCACACGCAAAAGAAGGACTTGCGGCGACCTCGTTCGCGCGGCGCCGGCGATCGTCCGCTGTCCCCGCCTCAGGGTTTCGCGGCCGCGTCCTGGTTCCGGAACGCCGCCTCGCCGGCGTCCGACACCTCGACCCACTTCTTGTCCGGCACCGCGTCCGCGGCGTAGTTGTCGTGCCAGTTCCACCACTTGTAGGTCGGCGTCTGGGGATAGCCTTCGGGCGAGTCTTCCCAGACCTCCTGCCGGCCCAGCGGCGTGATGTCGAGGTAGTTCCAGGTGTTGCCCATCTGCTCGTCGCCGCGGTTGTTGAGGAAGTAGGTGCGGAACACACGGTCGCCGTCGCGCAAGAACACGTTCGTGCCATGCCACTCGTCCACGCCGAAGTCGGCGTCGAAGCGGTCGGTGAGGGTGAACCACGGCAGCTCCCAGCCCATCCGCGCCTTCAGCCGCACGATGTCCGGCTGGGGCGCACGCGAGACGAAGACCAGCGTGGTGTCACGGGCGTTCAGGTGGGCGACGTGGGCGACCTGGTCGGCCACCATGGAGCAGCCACGGCAGGCATGGTCGGGCCAGCCGAACACGCCCGGCTCGAAGAAGGCACGGTAGACGATCAACTGGCGCCGGCCGTCGAACAGGTCGAGCAGGCTGGCCTTGCCCGCCGGCCCCTCGAAGGCATAGGCCTTCTCCACGGCCATCCACGGCATTCGCCGGCGCTCGGCGGCCAGGGCGTCGCGGGCGCGGGTCTGGGCCTTTTCCTTCACGAGCAGCTGCTCGCGGGCCGCCTCCCACGCCTGTGGCGACACGATCGGTGGTGTGTGCATGGCGGGCTGGCCGCCTTGCCGAGCGTTCTCGGTTGACTGGGTCATGGTCGAATCTCCTGTTGGGCGAATGCCCGTGCCTCGGGCTGAGGCGCGATGCCATTCGCTGCGGGTCGTGCGGCAGTCTGGCACCGGGAATCGAACGGGGGGAGTAACAAGTTTGGCGGCATTTCCCGCGGGCCGTCACCCTGCCTGGCGGCTCACCAGGAAGTCCACGAAGGTGCGCACGCGCAAGGGCACGAAGCGCAGCTGCGGATAGAGGAGGTTGTAGGGCCGGCTTCGCCCGCCGAAGGGCTTGAGCACCTCGATCAGCCGCCCCTGGCGCAGGTCTTCCTCGACCACGAATCGATAAGCCTGGAAGATGCCCGCGCCGTGACGGGCCAGCGTGACCCCCGCGAGAACATCGTCCGAGCAGGCGTAGCCGCCGGAGGTGGACACCTCGATGTCTTGACCATCCCTTCGAAACAGCCAGGGGATGGTGCGGCCGCTGCTGGGCAGTTCGAACTGGATGCATTCGTGGGCGGGCAGGTCGTCCACGGTTCGTGGTTCTCCGCGCCGGTTCAGGTAGTCGGGGGCAGCGACCAGCACGAGCTCGGCGTCCTCGAGACGGCGTGCGATCAGCGTCGAATCGCCGGGCGCTCGCACCCGCACCGCCAGGTCGTAGCCATCGGCGGCGAAGTCGATGTTGCGGTTGCTGACGTGAACCTCGACCCGGATGTCAGGGTAGCGCGCCCTGAATGCCGGCAGCAGTGGCAGCAATCGGTAGTGCCCATAGGTGGTCGGCGCGCTGATGCGCAGCAGGCCGCTCGGCGTGACCTGCTGGCCGCTGACCTCGCGCTCGGCCTCCACCAGCTGGTGGAGCGCCTGGCGGCACTGCTCGTAATAGGCCTGGCCCGCATCGCTCAGCCGGATCTGCCGCGTCGTGCGCAGGAAGAGGCGAACGCCGAGGCGTTCCTCGAGCCGGGCCACGGTCCTGCTCACCGCGGCCGGCGTCAGGCCCGCGATGTTGGCGGCGGCGGTGAACCCGCCATGCTCCGCGGCCAGGCAGAACAGTTCCAGGCTTCCCAGCATCAAGTCATCGAATTGCCGGTTCATGATTTACACGATGTAAGGACTGAAGTGGCATGGTCTGTCTTTATTAACACCATGGGGACAAATAGAGTACGGCCCAGGGGGAAGTGACACAAGCCCCCTCTCACCTCCACCACCGAAAGGAAGTCACCATGAAGACCCACCCCAAGACCGTCGTCATCACCGGCGCCTCGAGCGGCATCGGCCTGGCGCTGGCCGCCGCTTTCCTCCATCGCGGCGACAACGTCGTCGGCAACGCCCGGACCGCCGAACGCCTGCAGGAAGCCGCCGCGTCGCTCGGTTCGCCCGACAACTTCCTGGGCGTGCCCGGCGACGTCGCCGATCCGGCCGTCGGCAGCGCGCTGGTCCAACGGGCCATCGAGCGCTTCGGCCAGGTGGACGTGCTCGTCAACAACGCCGGCATCTTCAACGCCAAGCCTTTCGTCGAGTACACGCAGGATGACCTGGAAGCGTTGGTCAACACCAACCTGAAGGGCTTCTTCTATCCGTCGCAGGCCGCTGCGCGCCACATGGTCGAACGCAAGGCGGGGCACATCATCAGCATCACCGCGAGCATCGCGTTGGCACCGAACCAGAGCGTGCCGGCCCTGCTGCCCGTGCTGATCAAGGGCGGCATCAACCAGGCGACGAAGGCCCTGGCGCTGGAACTGGCGCCCCACAACGTCCAGGTGACGGCCGTGGCGCCGGGCATCGTCGACACGCCGATGTACACGAAGGACATGCACGGCTTCCTCAACACGCTGCAGCCGGCGGGCCGCATCGGGACGGCGCAGGAAATCGTCGACGCCGTGCTGTACTTGAGCGGCGCCGGCTTCACGACCGGCATCGTGCTGCCGGTGGATGGCGGCATGGCCGCCGGCAAGTGGTGAGACGGGGCGCCGCCCGCTCACTCCTGCGCTTCGACCGTCGATGAAAAGACGTAGCCCTCGCTGCGCACCGTCTTGATGTAGCGGGGCTCGCGCGCATCGTCACGCAGGCGCTGCCGCAGCCTGCTGACGAGCAGGTCGATCGAACGCTCGAAGAGCTCCGCTTCCCGGCCCTGGGTCAGGCTCAGCAACTGGTCGCGGCTCAGCACCTTCTGGGGATGGTCGAGAAAGACGCGCAGCAGCCGGTACTCGGCGCCGCTCAGGGCCACCATCACGCCGCTATCGTCGATCAGGTGGCGCGCGGTGGTGTCGACCTGCCAGTCGCCGAAGGCCAGCCGGGTGGCGCCTTCGGTCGATCGCATGTTCGGCGGCAGCATCCGCGTGCGGCGCAGCACGGCACGCACGCGGGCGAGCAGTTCGCGGGCGGCGAAGGGCTTGGCCAGGTAGTCGTCGGCGCCCATTTCCAGCCCGAGGATCCGGTCGGCTTCCTCGTTGCGGGCCGTCAGCATCAGGATGGGCGTGGCCTTGTACTTGCCCGCGCGCAGGTCGCGGCAGAGCGACAGGCCGTCTTCGCCCGGCAACATCAGGTCCAGGATGATCAGGTCGAAGGGGCCCGATTCTTCCAGCGCCGCCCGCATGTGGCGGCCCGTTGGCACCGCGGCGACGCGCAGGCCGTTCTTGACCAGGTAGGCGGTCAGCAGTTCGCGGATCTCCCGGTCGTCGTCGACGATGAGGATGTGGTCGGAGCTCTTCGGAGTCATGGCGGCGCGGCTTTGCAGGGGGCGGGTGTGCAGGCGCAAATGTAGCCCTCCATGCATGTCTCTGGTTGCGCGGCCTGCCCGATGTTCGCGGGCAGGCCGGCTTGATGCCGGATCGGCTTCAGACCAGGCGGATCACGACGTCGATGTTGCCGCGCGTGGCCTTCGAATACGGGCAGGTCTGGTGCGCGGTGTCCACCAGTGCCTGGGCGACCTCGCGGTCCAGGCCCGGCAGGCTGACGTCGAGCCGGGCCTGGAGGAAGTAGTCGGGCCCCGCGGTGCCCAGGTCCACCTCGGCATCGACGGCGAGGTCCGGCGGCAGCCTGACTTTCAGCTTGCCGGCGGCCAGCCCGATGGCACCGATGAAGCAGGCCGACCAGCCGACCGCGAACAGCTGCTCGGGGTTGGTGCCGGGCTTGCCGGAGCCCGGCGAGCTGAGCTTGACGTCCAGCGCGCCGTCGCTGGACTTGCCGGC
Above is a window of Variovorax sp. RA8 DNA encoding:
- a CDS encoding serine hydrolase domain-containing protein; its protein translation is MKKKNATSAWLQPALAYIPAWLAFQLERHQQVGCSVAIAQDQELVAEFALGAADLSTGEALTPRHRFRIASHSKTFTASGVMLLREQGKLGLDDPIGRHVGGLHKELAKARVGELLSHGAGVVRDGADSGQFLDRRPFLSRDELRAELAKKQPLAPGLQLKYSNHGYGLLGLMIEEISGTEYTAWIARHVVKAAGLRETVPDMPQLPRSAPLAKGHSTQFPFGQRLIVPGDNVCHAIAPAGGFVSTAADVARFFAQLAPESRKSILSAASRREMIHRRWRDPCSMQESHYGYGTMMSGPGPREWYGHTGGLQGFVSRTARFPESGFTITVLCNALDGWSYAWVDGIQSILSAFKRHGAPGRKQAAWNGRWWSMWGASDLVAMGEVVCHVAPAMSVPFDGATTEFEISGKDSGVIARTSGYNSPGQSIRLVRDRKGNPARLWVGGTQLLPKEAMLAEARQRYRKAAAS
- a CDS encoding cytochrome c biogenesis protein DipZ, whose protein sequence is MIILAIAYLGGVLTILSPCILPVLPFVFARADRPFRSHGLPMLLGMALAFTGIATLAAVGGGWVVALNEYGRYAAMALLALFGLTLLLPAWADRMSRPLVALGMRLSEPSQPGAAPSSPRPSVLSPLLLGIGTGLLWAPCAGPILGLILTGAALNGASAGTSLLLLAYAAGACTSLAAALLFGARVFSALKGSLRTGEWIRRAAGAAVLVGVGAIALGLDTGLLSRLSFATTSELEKTLLEKIEHPGPLSSLPRPGAGVDEPVMLPTAAREPAPAPARVLGTEGFFPSLAGATEWINSDPLTPEGLRGKVVLVDFWTYSCINCLRTLPYLRAWADKYKDAGLVVLGVHAPEFAFEKRLSNVRKATKDLGIGFPVAVDNDFAIWRGFGNRAWPAFYFIDAQGRIRHHQFGENQYEEAEQVIQQLLQEAGRPQVPSGRVAPQGQGVQAAAAPTAAGSEETYLGYHRAHNFASPGGLARDRANGYQVPASLRTDHWALAGDWTVERERAVLNRVDGRIAYRFHARDLHLVLGPSADGRPVRFRVRLDGQPPLSDHGFDTDAQGNGTIDGQRLYQLVRQTTAGKDRLFEIEFMDPGVQVYAFTFG
- a CDS encoding ATP-binding protein — encoded protein: MTPRSLFARVTLIIVVGLAIAQLLTFAAIRYERGMALRELMMTGIERDIASSIAILDHLPAAEREGWLGRLERRNYRFMLGDGVAGPQPASEQSQAFAAAIVNALHPFEVVKVAQATGDDVRIQVRLSDGSPVVVDARRVGMPVSNWVMWVLLLQLAVLGICAWFAVRLVTRPLARLAAAADELGPDLKGRMLGEEGPTEVAHAARAFNAMQRRIAGYMAERVEILAAISHDLQTPITRMRLRTEMMDNEKDQLKFRQDLDAMNALVREGVTYARTLHGATEPPCRVDADALLESMVADYQDSGQQVRLEGRIGGPIVTRPNALRRIVANLVDNALKFGSEVRMQVRADADRLVIAIVDNGPGIPPDQLEAVLKPFYRVEGSRNRSTGGTGLGLAIAHQLGIAMGAQLSLHNRDEGGLEARVVMPLQRDPAS
- a CDS encoding thioredoxin family protein, which gives rise to MKFNHLAFAALLAASFAALTFAGAPLAGNTPVAAQQPAPEFQDLEKWLNSEPLKMEELRGKVVLVDFWTYTCINCLNHLPYVKDWHARYKDSGLVVVGVHTPEFAYEKSTRNVQKAIERLEIKHAVAQDNNYATWKAFRNQYWPAVYLIDKQGRIVYSHFGEGSYGVTEKKIQALLAEPSPTGS
- a CDS encoding DUF899 domain-containing protein, translated to MTQSTENARQGGQPAMHTPPIVSPQAWEAAREQLLVKEKAQTRARDALAAERRRMPWMAVEKAYAFEGPAGKASLLDLFDGRRQLIVYRAFFEPGVFGWPDHACRGCSMVADQVAHVAHLNARDTTLVFVSRAPQPDIVRLKARMGWELPWFTLTDRFDADFGVDEWHGTNVFLRDGDRVFRTYFLNNRGDEQMGNTWNYLDITPLGRQEVWEDSPEGYPQTPTYKWWNWHDNYAADAVPDKKWVEVSDAGEAAFRNQDAAAKP
- a CDS encoding LysR family transcriptional regulator, whose translation is MNRQFDDLMLGSLELFCLAAEHGGFTAAANIAGLTPAAVSRTVARLEERLGVRLFLRTTRQIRLSDAGQAYYEQCRQALHQLVEAEREVSGQQVTPSGLLRISAPTTYGHYRLLPLLPAFRARYPDIRVEVHVSNRNIDFAADGYDLAVRVRAPGDSTLIARRLEDAELVLVAAPDYLNRRGEPRTVDDLPAHECIQFELPSSGRTIPWLFRRDGQDIEVSTSGGYACSDDVLAGVTLARHGAGIFQAYRFVVEEDLRQGRLIEVLKPFGGRSRPYNLLYPQLRFVPLRVRTFVDFLVSRQAG
- a CDS encoding SDR family NAD(P)-dependent oxidoreductase, which produces MKTHPKTVVITGASSGIGLALAAAFLHRGDNVVGNARTAERLQEAAASLGSPDNFLGVPGDVADPAVGSALVQRAIERFGQVDVLVNNAGIFNAKPFVEYTQDDLEALVNTNLKGFFYPSQAAARHMVERKAGHIISITASIALAPNQSVPALLPVLIKGGINQATKALALELAPHNVQVTAVAPGIVDTPMYTKDMHGFLNTLQPAGRIGTAQEIVDAVLYLSGAGFTTGIVLPVDGGMAAGKW
- a CDS encoding response regulator, which produces MTPKSSDHILIVDDDREIRELLTAYLVKNGLRVAAVPTGRHMRAALEESGPFDLIILDLMLPGEDGLSLCRDLRAGKYKATPILMLTARNEEADRILGLEMGADDYLAKPFAARELLARVRAVLRRTRMLPPNMRSTEGATRLAFGDWQVDTTARHLIDDSGVMVALSGAEYRLLRVFLDHPQKVLSRDQLLSLTQGREAELFERSIDLLVSRLRQRLRDDAREPRYIKTVRSEGYVFSSTVEAQE
- a CDS encoding organic hydroperoxide resistance protein, yielding MTTKIDKVLYTASTHTTGGRDGAGKSSDGALDVKLSSPGSGKPGTNPEQLFAVGWSACFIGAIGLAAGKLKVRLPPDLAVDAEVDLGTAGPDYFLQARLDVSLPGLDREVAQALVDTAHQTCPYSKATRGNIDVVIRLV